The segment TGAATCTGTAAAAGAGGACCTTATAGGCAAGAAAATCCAACGTAGGGGAGATATGGAATTATTCACCACAAACGCATTGAAAAAGGCCATTACAGAGATTATTGATAATGGTTCCTTTGACCTATTGGGTGAAATTGAAAAGTCAAAACAGAATGGCGAACCTTATAAGATAATGTTTGTAGGTATAAACGGTACTGGTAAAACCACCACCATAGCCAAAATGGCTACATACCTTGAAAAACATGGATACTCCTCTGTATTTGGTGCATCAGATACATTCAGGGCAGGTGCTATCGAACAGTTAGAACACCACGCCAAGAAACTTAACCTGAAAATCATCAAACACGAAAGAAACTCTGATCCTGCCGCTGTAGCTTATGATGCCGTTGAACACGCCAAAGCTACAGGTAAAAATGTCGTACTCATCGATACATCCGGTCGTATGCAGACTAATGCAAACCTCATGGATGAGATGAAGAAAATCAAAAGGGTATCCCAGCCAGACTTTGTGATGTATGTGGGTGATGCACTTATGGGTAATGATGCAACCGAACAGGCAACGAAATTCAATGAAGTAATTGACATTGACGGTATCATACTTACAAAGGCTGATGCAGATGCTAAGGGTGGAGCGGCATTATCCATCGGACATGTAATCCATAAGCCAATACTCTTTATCGGTACTGGTCAATCATATGATGATTTAATGGAATTTAAACCGGAATGGATGATTAATCTCATATTCGAAGAATAAACCCCCATTTTATTTTTTTAAAACTTTAACCTGATTTTTATAATATAACTGTTAGATACTCTTATCCAGCTTACTAAAATAGATATTTTATTAAGTTAAATAGTTATATCAGCAAAAAATAGTTTTTGTATATACTTAAAATATTTTTATATAAAATACTGTGCTTTCTACACAAAGCACTCACCTGAAAATAGTATGGAACAATTCCTGCATAAAGCATGACAAGAAACTCGTTTCAATAGTCCAATAATTATAGTATAACCATGATAATTATAAACATCTAATCAAATATGTTAAAAAGTAGTTTTAATGTACCAGTCAACAGCACATAAAAATGCTGTTGACTGAAAAAATCTAATCAATAGTTGTAATTATCATATTTCGAAATATATTATGTAAAGATAATTACATTAATATTTCTATGTATACTAATTTTTATAGTTATTCTAAAATATTATCAAAAAAAGATAAGAAAAATTAAATTAAATTAATTTTCCGATTGGGTTATCGTTTGGTTGCACCGTATACGGCATTGCCGTAATATTTCCAGATGACATCAATATCCTCAAAACCCGCTTCTTCAAGTAGATTTAAGTGTTTGGTTAGCGTGATTGGTATATCATTGACATGCCTTTTATGTCTATGTTCACTGATATCCTGAGAGGATACCCCATTGTCTTTCATGAACTCATCAAAGACTTTCTGATTTAATTCTTCGTTATATTTACTGGCAGCCTTTATCACATCAGCGTTATAAAATACGCCCCCATTATTTAATGCAGCATATATGTGTTTGTACATCTCGAGTTTTGCATCATCAGATGGTATGTGATGTAGTGCGAGGGAGGATATGATTGCATCATAATTATCGATGATGTCAATTATCGTAAAATCCCCCAGCACGTATTCAATTGAATCATAACCGGATAACTTCTCTTTGGCCAACTCCAGCATATTTTTTGATAAGTCAAGGCAAGTCACATGTGCCTTCGGATATCTTTCAAGAACCTTCTTGGTTATGTTACCTGTTCCACAGCCAAGATCCAATATCCTTAAATCCTCTTTATCGAAGGGTATTGCTTTTATCAGTGCATCAATCATTTCATCATATCTTGGTATATTCTTATATACATTATCGTCAAAGTTTTCTGCTTCATTATCAAAGTGTTGTCCCAATTTTGACATTTAAATTCACCTTATATTATTTCATAGTTAAATTTGGTATCAACGAACAATACTATGAGCATTCCTATTATTCCTATTACCAGGCAGATAATTAATGAGAACAGATCTCCCATTACAATGTTTTGCATCGGCACACGTAGTGAACCCAACATTATACCGATTAATGCAGCTACTGTTAACTGTTTATGATTTTCCAGTAGGTATTTTATTATTCTGCTCATTATCATAAATCCACAGACTGCCCCTCCTACGAATACGATTATCTCCACTATTGATATTCTGTGAAGTACATCTATCATGTATTCATATTGACCCAACAAGAGAAGTAGTGATGAACCTGAAATTCCGGGAAGCAGCATTGCACATATGGCTGTGAAACCTGATATGAAAAGTACGGGCAGTGAATGTGATGCCTGTAATGGATTCAATCCAACAAATAGGTATGCGAGTATTGCAAATATTATTGTGGTCGTTATTGCCTTTATGTTCAACGCATCCAATTGCTTGTAGAGTATGTATATTGATGCAAGTATCAAACCTGCAAAGAAGGAATATGTATATCCTGCATAGCTTCCCAGTAAAAAGTTTATCACTCCGGCCATCAAGACCATAGCCAGTACTACTCCTAGACCCAATGGTATGAAGAATTCAAAGTCAACCTCCTCAAACAGCTGATCTTTAAATCCTTTCAGATCCGCCTTGAGCAATGGCTTTAAGAATAATAGTTTTATATTACTTATGGAGGCTATTAACTTGTCGTATATTCCGGTTATTAATGCTATAGTACCACCGGATATTCCCGGCATGATATCCGATGCTCCCATTAAAAATCCCCTAAGGAATATTTTAAGTAAGTCCATATAA is part of the Methanosphaera sp. BMS genome and harbors:
- the ftsY gene encoding signal recognition particle-docking protein FtsY, yielding MDKEDEESGPEDTDEDTQEEGEKDTDKKDSEKSDTVDKQKTEETKKGRFSFFRRNKKEEEKPEESDEEDEKVEEDIAQDEEDTSEDTSDDVTEETSSTNESTEETKEEEKKEEKKGRFSFFRRNKKEEEKTEEAKTEEKTETTEETTQDEEDKKEPAKQAKKDEEESGGMFSFITKKTIKEDDISDILDELFMSLLEGDVAYEVADRIVESVKEDLIGKKIQRRGDMELFTTNALKKAITEIIDNGSFDLLGEIEKSKQNGEPYKIMFVGINGTGKTTTIAKMATYLEKHGYSSVFGASDTFRAGAIEQLEHHAKKLNLKIIKHERNSDPAAVAYDAVEHAKATGKNVVLIDTSGRMQTNANLMDEMKKIKRVSQPDFVMYVGDALMGNDATEQATKFNEVIDIDGIILTKADADAKGGAALSIGHVIHKPILFIGTGQSYDDLMEFKPEWMINLIFEE
- a CDS encoding trans-aconitate 2-methyltransferase, producing MSKLGQHFDNEAENFDDNVYKNIPRYDEMIDALIKAIPFDKEDLRILDLGCGTGNITKKVLERYPKAHVTCLDLSKNMLELAKEKLSGYDSIEYVLGDFTIIDIIDNYDAIISSLALHHIPSDDAKLEMYKHIYAALNNGGVFYNADVIKAASKYNEELNQKVFDEFMKDNGVSSQDISEHRHKRHVNDIPITLTKHLNLLEEAGFEDIDVIWKYYGNAVYGATKR
- a CDS encoding DUF368 domain-containing protein; the encoded protein is MGASDIMPGISGGTIALITGIYDKLIASISNIKLLFLKPLLKADLKGFKDQLFEEVDFEFFIPLGLGVVLAMVLMAGVINFLLGSYAGYTYSFFAGLILASIYILYKQLDALNIKAITTTIIFAILAYLFVGLNPLQASHSLPVLFISGFTAICAMLLPGISGSSLLLLLGQYEYMIDVLHRISIVEIIVFVGGAVCGFMIMSRIIKYLLENHKQLTVAALIGIMLGSLRVPMQNIVMGDLFSLIICLVIGIIGMLIVLFVDTKFNYEII